One window of Burkholderia thailandensis E264 genomic DNA carries:
- a CDS encoding glutathione S-transferase family protein yields the protein MKLIGMLDSPFVRRVAISAKLLGLPFEHHSISVFRQFDAFKALNPVVKAPTFFTDDGTMLVDSSLIVDYLDRLVAPQRRLMPDDLPTRVRVLELTGLALAAAEKTVQVVYEHGLRPGEKQHQPWLDRVLGQLDAAYGALDAGIAGASGWLVGERITQADVTVAIAWRFTQFMKGDYPDLERIDPARYPALAALSARAEALPEFEGTPLD from the coding sequence ATGAAGCTGATTGGCATGCTGGATTCCCCGTTCGTTCGCCGCGTCGCGATTTCGGCGAAGCTGCTCGGCCTGCCGTTCGAGCATCACTCGATATCGGTGTTTCGCCAGTTCGACGCATTCAAGGCGCTCAATCCGGTCGTGAAGGCGCCGACGTTCTTTACCGACGACGGCACGATGCTTGTCGATTCGTCGCTGATCGTCGATTACCTCGACCGGCTCGTCGCGCCTCAGCGGCGGCTGATGCCCGACGATCTGCCGACCCGCGTGCGCGTGCTGGAACTGACGGGCCTCGCGCTCGCGGCGGCCGAAAAGACGGTGCAGGTCGTCTACGAGCATGGCCTGCGGCCGGGCGAAAAGCAGCACCAGCCGTGGCTGGATCGCGTGCTCGGCCAGCTCGATGCCGCATACGGCGCGCTCGACGCGGGCATCGCGGGCGCGAGCGGCTGGCTCGTCGGCGAACGGATCACGCAGGCGGACGTGACGGTTGCGATCGCGTGGCGCTTCACGCAGTTCATGAAGGGCGACTATCCGGATCTCGAGCGCATCGATCCGGCGCGCTATCCGGCGCTCGCCGCGTTGTCCGCACGGGCGGAGGCGCTGCCGGAGTTCGAGGGCACGCCGCTCGATTGA
- a CDS encoding phospholipase D-like domain-containing protein — MPSRDAVPGGAYFDADVGSTDIEVDLIRRAHARVLVAGGASVPAAVASALCAARGRGVDVRVVLDRTGRATRYSGAAFLASAGVDVVLSDRVPNAHGPFVVVDDAVVLGSASFAQIHDERAAGNFNVFYRAPQLAQSYATEFWRLYGLARR; from the coding sequence ATGCCGTCGCGCGACGCGGTGCCCGGCGGCGCATACTTCGACGCCGACGTCGGCTCGACCGACATCGAGGTCGATCTGATCCGCCGCGCGCATGCGCGCGTGCTGGTCGCGGGCGGCGCGTCGGTGCCGGCCGCCGTCGCATCGGCGCTGTGCGCGGCGCGCGGGCGCGGCGTCGACGTGCGGGTCGTGCTCGACCGGACGGGGCGCGCGACGCGGTACAGCGGCGCGGCGTTCCTCGCGAGCGCGGGTGTCGATGTCGTGCTCAGCGATCGCGTGCCGAACGCGCACGGGCCGTTCGTCGTTGTCGACGACGCGGTCGTGCTCGGCAGCGCGAGCTTCGCTCAGATCCACGACGAGCGCGCGGCGGGCAACTTCAACGTGTTTTATCGCGCGCCGCAGCTCGCGCAGTCGTATGCGACGGAATTCTGGCGGCTTTACGGCCTGGCGCGCCGATAA
- a CDS encoding alpha/beta hydrolase family protein, producing the protein MHERPPITAETTRFAALDGRLLTGTFYAPGASSASNGRSVLMNGALGVPRGFYERYARFLASDGFTVLTYDYRGVGDSRKPPAEADTATLREWGEADLPGALDHLAALAPSHRLLAVAHSVGGQMFGLARNNGRAAALLSICCPSGYWRLWPWPRRLMLAPLWFGIVPALGGVLSRLPVGRVGLGRGADLPSGVMREWARWCRNPDYLVDGAGRPLREHFRDYRGRILAYTVSDDWMAPPAAVLALHRFYSTAQVEYREISPDRRRHAIGHFGYFRDDNRALWPLGAAWLREQ; encoded by the coding sequence ATGCACGAACGACCGCCGATCACGGCCGAGACGACGCGGTTTGCCGCCCTGGACGGCCGCCTGCTGACGGGGACTTTCTATGCGCCGGGCGCGTCGTCGGCGAGCAACGGCCGCAGCGTGCTGATGAACGGCGCGCTTGGCGTGCCGCGCGGCTTCTATGAGCGCTACGCGCGCTTCTTGGCGAGCGACGGCTTCACCGTGCTGACCTACGACTATCGCGGCGTCGGCGATTCGCGCAAGCCGCCCGCCGAGGCCGACACCGCGACGCTGCGCGAATGGGGCGAAGCCGATCTGCCCGGCGCGCTCGATCATCTCGCCGCGCTCGCGCCGTCGCATCGGCTGCTCGCGGTCGCGCACAGCGTCGGCGGCCAGATGTTTGGCCTCGCGCGCAACAACGGCCGCGCCGCCGCGCTGCTGTCGATCTGCTGTCCGAGCGGCTATTGGCGGCTCTGGCCGTGGCCGCGCCGGCTGATGCTCGCGCCGCTGTGGTTCGGCATCGTGCCGGCGTTGGGCGGCGTGCTGTCGCGCTTGCCGGTGGGGCGCGTCGGCCTGGGGCGCGGCGCCGATCTGCCGTCGGGCGTGATGCGCGAATGGGCGCGCTGGTGCCGCAATCCGGATTATCTGGTCGACGGCGCAGGCCGTCCGCTGCGCGAGCACTTCCGCGACTACCGCGGCCGGATTCTCGCGTATACGGTCAGCGATGACTGGATGGCGCCGCCCGCCGCGGTGCTGGCGCTGCATCGCTTCTATTCGACCGCGCAGGTCGAGTATCGCGAGATCTCGCCGGATCGCCGGCGGCACGCGATCGGCCACTTCGGCTATTTCCGCGACGATAACCGCGCGCTGTGGCCGCTCGGCGCGGCGTGGCTGCGCGAGCAGTGA